The DNA segment ATGAGTTTGCagtgaaacaaaaaaacaccGTCTGCTATGGCTATTTTGGATTTTGTTTCCAACTAAATTGAGTACaaaggacaaaaaaaatttggtctAAATAATGTATCTTAGAAACTAATTCTAGCTCATAATAGACAGTTAAATAACTCATTATTTTGCAGTAGTGAATTCTGTTTCAGGATGtaactaaacaaaaaaaaaattggaatctcTACTTGTAACTACACACTCGATGAAAAATAACAATTACGTATTTTGTGCTTAAAGCAATTTGGAGTAAAATTTTTACAGTCCTAGAAGAGGGGTGAGGTCTGGTCAGATATACTTTCACTACCATCTGATTGCAGTCAAACAAAAGGAATTTCAGAGTCAGTCCTGACCAACTTATCCTGAgacaaataaatttttttcaaaaaataaaattgggaGATTGACATAGCAATGAATCCAGCTAGGCTACTAACATTTATGGAAAAAGATAATGCTGACTGATTAGATTCACTCGCACAAAAACTAATGTTCAGCTCATCGAATCAAGCAAGTTAAACAGAGTCTTGAGGAGGAAATACAATCGTCATGACAGAAAGCACCACATTTTTGACAAACCACCATCGCATTCAGGTTACAAGAACAGCTGTCCACAGATTGCTGTTTACTGTAAATGTTCTGAACTGGAGAATCAGCACCGTTGAAGCGCTCTCTGGTTATAGCCTGAAACAAAGAAGGTAGCGTTAGGCTCGACTCTTTGGAAACTCCATGCAAAGCTTCGTTAACTCTGTCCCTGTCTTATGAGCTCTTTAGTTGTTACCATTTTCCTGTTTCCTTACACCATGTCCGAGGGAAAATGttggattttaaaattagggtctaaaatctaaaaatttgaataatgatAAATCATGATCGATACAAGCACGAGcctttaaaaatgaatataataAATTATGAGGCAAAAATAGAAACATACAACAATGAAATAATGAATTTCAGAATGTGTACAAGTAGGTCTTTCTTGCTATTAATATTCGTGTGCTAGGTTGAGGCTATcataattagagtcaaataaGATGGTCAACTTTAAAAGCACACAATTTACACAAATCCTCGTACATTGtaacaaatttttcatatatctttttaagttttaagcTAACAGTCAGTGCTAGAGAGAAAGATCCCAGAGTATTCTAAAATCATTAGCAAAGGAAATGGCAGTTAGTCAGTGAAAGTCTTATTTTAAGGTATGTAATATGAATGCAGTTTCAGCCAAAATATGTAGTGTACTGAATGTACAAGACAGCCTTAATAATTTTGATAGAAGTGTTGAAGGGCTTCTTTCATTAAATAtccttccaaaaattaaaaaatgaaatgaaggaaaagaTGCTCCCTTTGTTGCTCAATAAAATAGTGAAATAAACAATACATGTCAAGCTTTGAAACGCTATTTCTTTAATTCATTTTGGCTTGCTTTATGGAGTATTATGGTAGACACCATGCACCTCCTATCTTGCCTGATGAGTTTATATTGACAACCCATTTTAAACTCTCTgggcgaaaaaagaaaaaaagaggagttcATTGGGGAGGAGGAAGGTAAATACAGCTATACTCTGATTATCTGACCACTAGTGACGTAATTGAATTGAGTTTTTGATTCAAAAGTAAGTTAATCGAAAcgaaaaaaccagttttttttgcacaaaaattgaataaaaatgtgGTTCTTAGCGTTTTTTCCGATTAAATAACAATGATTTACAATTCTGGTAGAGTATTGGCAACGACTGTGCATATTGGTTATATGAGGAGcctaaaatgacattttttcagtctTATCTTTGTGATTTTGATTATCAAACTTTTCCAATGTGTAATACAGCTCTCACTACAAATTGTCGGATAATTGAGCTGTACAATTAGCTTTCACTAAGCATTTCCGGTGAGGAGGGTCAACTGATTATCTTTCAACCGAGAGATTTTTCGCTGCATTTCAGAACGAATATTTGTTTTACTTGATTCATTCATTTTCAGTCCCTAGCTATACTCTAATTTGCATTTCTTCATAGAGCATCagggaggaaaataaaaaaataagatgtctCAGAGGTTGCTAATGTATAGTACAAAACATAAAAGGAAAATGTTGACTTTCAAAAACTTGTCCAAACGGAAGGAGCAGGCTTGGTTTTTCAGGTCTAAGTACTTGAGAAGAGTGCATCAATATAGCTCCTTTTCTTAGCCTGTCAGAGCAAATATTTACAAGTGTAAGTTTAGAAATGACCACCtctgatttaatttattttgcaacaAATTATAGCTCAAGCACAACTGGTTGAAAGGAGTTTTTCAGTGTTTAAAAAATGGGTCTCTGAGATCCCACCTGTACTATTAGCATTGAATTTATCCCAAAACTATTATCATGATGTACGTTCTGTAATTCTCCACCATCAAACATACTCAccaatacatacatatatattcAATTCTCATGCCACAAATGATGATAAGGAGACAATTTATTGGGGATTTCAGGTGCCCATTTGCAAACACTAAAAAGCATCCATCAATCAGCTGTAGTTGAAATATTTTCGAGGTCAAACCACATCAAAATTAGAAGCAGCAACTCCTAAGTTTGAACCTGATTGGTTAATTGAGGCTCCACAAACATTAGTGCATACATCATTTAGCCGacatttcaaaagtttgaaatatccttttaaaaaaactgctctGACTTAAATCACTCTAGAGTGTGTTAAGTATTATTAGACgaactttcagattttttttgaaatttgaatgaacTGTAAACTAACTTTGAGCAtgctaaaaaagtaaaataaaaataactaaataaacaaatagaaaaatagagaaacttttaaataaataatagaaaagaaaatacaagataaaatagatataaaaataaagaaaataagggagagcataaaaaaaaataaatgttcaaaaataaataaacataatATGCAGcataaatagtgtaaaaatagattaATAAAATAGGAAATAGGAGTCAAAATATTGGAAGAATAAATTAAAGTTAGATACATGAAGAGATAAGTAGTAATCTACCTAATATATCAAGCTCATCTTTCTTGAGGTATGTTCAAATTGTAACTACTGTATAAAGCCAGAGATGGATGCTTTCAGTATTCCTAATCTGGTGAATTGAATTGAGGATCACCTGTCAACCTGACAACCGTAAAAGGAATTATGCAGTTCTGAGGAAACATTAAATCGGGGGAATGTACCTGAATGCCGACGCTGGCAGGTCGGTTTCTGGCGACACTGGAGACAGGTAGTTTAATGTTGGCTGGTGGAGCGCTCGAAGGTCTGCGGACACCACTTAGGCCAGTCCCTCTTTGAACCAATAAAAATTGTCCTCCATCAGTCATCTGAATTTCATATATATTTCAGTATATTCAGTAAGATATTCCAGAAAGACATTCAGCACATTTCAGTACATTCAGCAGAACAATCACAACTGAGAAATCAATAGTCGGCTCATGGGCTTGGTTTTTATACAAAATATAAGCAGATGACCGATTTACGACAAGCAACCGAGAGTTGTACACAAGTAGAAATTCATTATTTCAACTTCCAGAAAGATTATGAATTTGACATTTgtttaaaagtcgaaaaaaatgtcaaaacttaTGTGAACTCCTTATGTTCACGATAAACAACATTTAGGTGAATAAGGGGAGACTAATCTGAGAATTAAATGGATATACGTATTTTGTAATATTGGCATTTTAAGACAGAGAAAAGATAGGATTATTCTGTTGAGTAAGAGGATTTTACGATAGATAGAAAGAAAATGCACCACAAAGAAAGTACTTGTCAAAACTAAAATTGAAGGCTAATCATTAGATTTGAAATAGATAAAGCTTCTTGTCAACACTTCCTACAGAAAAAACTAGTTTGCTACCTCCTTCAGGCTAAATAATACATGACAATAAATGACGCTGTAATATTACCTCAGGGGTATTAACAGGAGGCAAAACAGCCATGGTGACCGGTATTCCTTGCGATGATGTAAAAACATGCTTGACAAGGACTGGTGGGGTCGGGAGGCCTCGAACTGGCTTAGTAGTTTGAACTCCAGGCCTGTTCACTTTGGAGGGCAGCACACCACTGATCATGGAATCAATAAAGCAAAttatgattaaaataaaaaaaaaaaaaaaaaaaaacaatactcATTCAGCACTTCCCCAAAATATTCAGGACCTCCTCGATAGAAAACATCAGTACTTATCCAGTACCCTTATGTGAAGAAATTCGGGAAATTTCCAGGATTcaataaatttccgaaatttgaaACTCTTGAGCTAATTGCGACAAAATGACACAGCCACAAGATTCGAAGCTCATTGGGGGCCTTAAGATCAACTGGCTGTACAATTACTATCTAGCGAGCAAATGCTGCACTAAGAATCAATGCACAAGCAATTTCATACTTTCCAGGCTACTTTAAAAATATGCAGGGcatgaaacaaaaatttccaGACCTTCTTGCGATATTTCAATAATATTCAGAACTTCTGGAGCactctgaaaaaatcagtgtATTTCcagaccggtagacaccctacCTTACCTTTCATGTAAGTTGGAGATGGACACCAAACCTCTTACGGTCTTACGGTGATGCTAAAGGTTTTCGTTTGACAAAGAGAGTCTCTTTGCTAGGTAGTTCATTTGACTGCTTTCACGTGTCAGATCTTCAGCTCAAAAGAAGGAatcatttccttcaataatttGTAATCTCCTTTAAAGAAAATGGTAGCATCTATTCATGATGAGGATAGAATTACGCACCTTGACCTGTtcacatttttgttgcaatgcAGGTGATATTATTGCTAGGAATAAATGCTGGATACATACATAAAACTCATGAGGGCAGAAATGCACCAAAACTTTAAGTCTCAGAATCAAATGAGAGAAACCTTATGAAAATAAGCTTAACATACGTTTTCACACCCTCTTTGCTGAGAAGGGTGGATGGAGGAGGCTTCAACTGTGAGCGTAATTGATCTCTGTTTGGACTGTTCTGAATGACTGCTTGGCATATTTGATAACTCCTTTCTAAATTGACAGCTCCGGGAGGAGGTTTGTTTGATGTGCCTCGAGACCCTCGACTCGGACCTCCCGCCTGAAAGAGAAATCTTGACTAAGATACAGGTTGAAACAGAGAAAAACACCACGTCTCACAGAATTTTCTATTTGCTCAACTTCCAAGTTCACATGTTTCTCACTTATTATTTTACTCGAGCAGCTAGAATCAGCAATAGCACTAAAACATGATATCATAAAATCATCGTACGTCAAATTCTGGGGAGAGAAGAATGCGAATGGGATCCCAAAAGGAATTCTTCACATGCCAAATCTGggaagatttattttttttttttatcatcataaGAACTTCATTTAAAGGTCTGCTGTCATCAGAtctgaaattgagaaaattcctCTCCTTCTACCCAAAAAATTGTAAGCTTTAATTGAAAACCCCAACAAGTTTGgaaaaacaaaatctctcacaaggacttataaaaaaaatccaaactgaTATTACTTAcaaataaaactgaaataaaataacaaagcaaaaaagcaaaatataaaagcaaaaaaaaaaaatctgtcaaGGCCTGATTCctgaatgggggggggggggaccgcgACACCATGAAACTGTTACTctacatttttcaaacaaattaaagaggaaaaataataaaatgagattgtaaaagaaaaaatgagctctggaaaaaaaagaaaaaagaaaacctgaCATTGCCCCTTTTTAGGGGATTAATtcgaatttcaagaaaattcttgCGGACAATTGAGAAATATGATGAGATCGTTTTCAACAACTCCGTATTAAGAGACTTCAAGGATCACAGTGACTGAAAAGCTTAAAGGGGGTGTTTTTCAAGCTCTATAAGGTaggggaaaattaaatttaaagattggcgaaatttgcagtttgatcCTCTTCAGTAAATAGCCATTTATAAAATATGCACACATGAATGGATCAACAAACTGatccaaaataaaaatgatgggGGAAAATGAgtgccctccctccccctcccctcaaaaaaaagcaagcaaagacaccagtggcgtggtgtgaattatcgattatcgataactcgccatttgaagctatggtgaagaatcgattacttaggtgttcgctgcgaacaccctgataatcgatcttttttcataggtttgagtggcgtatcaatcgatatatcgcaaagcacgccacgctactgaaaGACACTAGAAAATACCTTTACATTTGGTTTTGAAGGAATCGATGGAATTGCTCTGACAGCAGTGACAGGCGTGCTGGTGGATAACGCGAGGTATGGGAGCGCTGGTGAGCTGACCATGTTTGGTGTGGAGGGGACGGCAACAGCAGAAACAGGGGGTAAAGGAGGGGCAGCAACAGACGGCAGACACACTATCGTTGTTGGTGCGATAACCGCTCCACTACTTTCCACTGTTGAAGATACTTGATTGTCAACTTCTGGTGTCAAAGTAACTAATAATTAACAGAGAAAAAGAGTCATCAAAAACAAAGTAACCAAAGAAAGACATTGGagtcattaaattttttgaagttgtGCGAATGAGACCGATGATTAGTTATTAACAAATTAAGAGGTAGCAGAAATGATGATGCTActtgaattggactgcattttgcaatttggagctataaattatGACTCATCtgagaaaacacttatgtgcatagggaaactattggcacttatgttgtttttaaacctggCTGAAAatagttctgaattgcaaaatgttgtccaattgcattttgcaaaaaggaaccaagagcattccaaagttgctaagattgtgcgacttttATTCCTTGCAAATATAATTTGATCATCTAGATTTTTATCATTACTCCCAATAAGCTATAAATTCAAGCTAAAAATTTCCTTAGTAAACTTGATATTTtacatgatttcagtaattttatcgcaaagaatcctagcaacatcgggatgctcctggttccttttccaaaatgcaatccatttggtctactcaacatatttttttgagCTGAAAATTAGTCATTCTGAGCACTTTTGAtggactttattttttatttaaaaaaaccctGATTCTTCCCCAACTTTGCctgacttgatttaaaaattttctgacttgTTGTGGACGAACCCTAACTTCCAATAGAGGTTGCTTGTGCCCATTTTTTGTGAGCGACTTTGCCAGGAGGATGCTGACAATGATATTAAAAAGTAATTAGATGTGATTCTTGGTAGAAGCCAATCCTCAGGCAAAAACAGCACTAGTTTCCATTTTAGCAATTGAGCATTCGGCCACAGTGGGCGCATTAATCAAAAGTTTTCAAGGATGAGAAAACTTCTGAGCCATAAACATAATTTTATGACTGTCTGAGATCGAGTAAAATTTCCTTACTTTTTCAGGAGGTTGACACTACAGTTCagattgaattttattttttgcagccAAACAGCTTGTGACATTATACGGATACACAACTTGGGGGATGAGTGGGTATGAAATGAGGAGAAGAAATTTCAAGTCTAAAAAGAACtggtgtctcttatttttgagttttgcgataTGTGAGTtagtcaacccctaaaaagttttgATGCTATCTCTGAGTGCCCTTTTtataaaatgagttttttttggttttaattttctttggcaCTGAttattcctcaaattttttttggaaatacccgatttcatacatttttcagaAGTTCTTGAGAGGAGATGATCTCACACAGTCTGCTTCTGCAATTATTTTCAAGATAATTAATTTAGATAAAAGGACAAAACTGACTGCAAAGCGATCAAACAGTTAGGTAAATCACTCACCTTCTAATTCAAGTTTAACATGGCCAGGGTAAGGAACTGCGTTAGGTGGGTTTTGTGAATTTGTTGAGGGTTCTGACTTGTCAAAGTCAGACCACTCACAGGTGGGTGCTGGTAGAGAGCTTTCTTCTAAACGAACCTCTAGTTCCTCTTGCATGGGTATGACAGCTACTTCTTCTTGTTTCTGTACAAAATAGAGGAGGAAGGTAAATTTGATGATAGATATTTGTTATTAAGGACACTACTTATTAAAAAGTGACAAACGTTGAAAAAAGTTTGTCTCCGTTTCCTCATCTTACatttgtcattttgaaaaatctcgtCCAAACGACTGAAGACATTgagacggtttttttttttttttttttttttttttttttttgtacagcAATATTCAACGTGACAAAGTTCCTCTTGATTTCACAAACTGCAGCAAATTAGCTCTGCTTTTTCGTGTTAGAGTTTCAACTGAATAACACTGGAGCATTGAGAAGAATTTTCtaggattttgaaaatttcagaagtaCCATTTCTTATGACAGGAAAAGATATAAAAAATTCAACCCCAACCAGGCATGGGAAGGGGTGCAGGGGACTTCCCCCTTTCGATACTCTTGGAAAGGACTCTTGAAAAACTTTGGAGATACTCTATTTTCCATGAGCTCAATTGAAGATTCTAGTCTTTGGCGAGAATATTAGTTGAAGCTGGGGTCAATAATATTTACCATCATACGAGCGAAACTAGcaccaaaattttggaaagccttaggatatttttccttttttatttggCGATGCCCTGCATTAAAATGGTAATATAAGCAATGATTAAGCCCTTCTCACTAccgtttaaaattttgtatccTACCAGTCAACGAAAAAACctgatgacaagaaaaaattaaaaatcatcacCTTTTGTagtggacttttttttttggctaatgtgaaattctggagaGCAGAGAACTTTATCAATCCCTGAGTTAGAGTGTCTCACTTTACGATCTTGAAGGTACCCACTTTATACATTCCAATTTCATTTGAATCTTTTAAAATGACCAATGCAGAGCCTACGCTAAACCTATTCTTGTGATGTTAATATTTTATAATTGAAAAACACCAAAATATAAGATAAAGGAAACAGCAATTGAAAAAGGTACTCACTCCTTCCACCTGTAGAGTCAAAGGTTTGTCTGTACTCGAGTCGACTCCGTCCCACGCGGAAGTATCATCTTTCTGAGATGTTTCCAAAGGGTGATCTACATGCGGATCAGATTCACTGGTGGCACTATTTTCAGaggtttcctctttaaaatttacaggtTCACTTGGTGACAGATGCATTACTGGAGATGGATGTGATGCAGAGGGTGCAGGAATATTTACTGCAGACTCTTGGAGGTTGATTTCGCCCACAACTGGGCTACTAGGGGTGTTTTTTGAACTTGTTAGCGATTCGATAGGCTCCGAATCAACAAAAGCAGGGTGTTCAGAATTGCTTTCAGATAAGGCTTGCGGAGAGGTATTTGTAACACTTGATGTCTCATCATCAAGCGTATTTTCTGCTCTTGTGAGCTCCGAGTTTTCCTCCAGCGTAGGGCTTGGATGTGGACTTCCATTCACATTCGCAGCATTCTCTGGTTTACCCATTTCTTCTGAATCGTCCTGCGAAGGAGGATCGTCGAGTTTTTGAGGACTGCTTGACTCTTGAGTTAGGGTCTGGTTGTCGGTGAAAGATTCAGAAGTCTCTTTATTTTCAGATGGTACTTCCTCCTTCCGAAAATTTTCCTCAGGGATTGgcgattttaaattttgattatcAGGGGAATTTTGTAACCTAATGTCATCACCTTGGTCGATTCCTGATTTCATCAAAGACGGAGAGACACATAAGGTTTCTGGATGtgaatctggaaaaaaaaggcGACAATTTTCTAAAGGCTATAACTCCACAGAAGGGATGCAGTGTGTCAAGGCTCATGTACAGGAAGGAATCACAATTATGGGTATCAACATTACAAACATCAATTCGTAACTGTTGGAACCCAGTATCAGTTCCATTGACAGTAACACCTGCTGGAGACCCCTTGAAAAGCattcaattaggtaaaaaaagcTATGAGAATGTGTGGTCAGCTAAGGAAAGCCCGATTCTAAAGTACCGTTTCTCATCAAATATTAACTAAGAGAAAACCATTTTGGTCTTCAAAAAAACTTGATGGCCCCCAGATATGGATTCAGCTGGCCAAATAGTCCGTAAATTTCTTGGAAAGATTCGAACACTGGATGATTTATAAAATCAAACCAACAATTTTTAACACATTttacaaatattgaaataaaaaaggatTGTACGTGTACAAAtctttctgaattttaaaataagtcACAGGACAAAATTCTGTCTCCTGATTGATCAGAAAGCTTGTTGCTTCTTGACCAATCCAAGCCCTCCATATGATGACCAAGATAAGGATAAGATATATTCTCTAaaagagaagagagagagaaaaaagaaaaaatctaaaagaaaactgaaaatactgTAGATGAAGCAGAAAAAAGGCTAACACATAATTTAATGTgtcagttacaaaagggctcaggtgccaaaaatgagaatttgagaaaaatggtaaTGACTGTCTCAATTGACCCCTTATAAATCTCAGAGCTACAAAATATAAAAGCGATGAATTGGTTAATCGCATTATTAattaatctgcaatttaaaaagGGCTGGTTCATACAGTTTCTACtgtttttctgtattttcacacctggcgcttgagcccttttgtaatGGACTGATTCAATTCTGCTTTTGAAGCATCCGAGACAACATAAACgataaactgcaaaaataccTGGTAAGTCAGTTCCAGTGCTATTTGTACTTGAGTCTGTGACAGGTTCCATTATAGGATTATGTGGAAGGTCCATCTGGTTCGTTGTTATCGTGCATGAATTACATTCATCGGGAAAAAATGATGAGCTCTTTATATTTGACTCACTGGCAT comes from the Bemisia tabaci chromosome 7, PGI_BMITA_v3 genome and includes:
- the Asx gene encoding uncharacterized protein Asx isoform X3; amino-acid sequence: MDESTSKAGKVTQALSPVKLQKVKVGSSAEDESTGEERGGVWSIAREEVSPSISRCALNHPHSKKVMKHALRQQAKRRRKNTTIAAGNSAPLPRPILVPPQAELEEEVESRVRPATMMEVLNSIPGFTLKPRKRSNKKLSPAAQLEQLQTREGSIDLETPDSILVQTNLRFLLNKHTFASLPPLYQCKLVQLLPHVDRTYHSDSTFRLSASGLNNEFFARALQQWRERLAEGEFTPENQQKLKLEAEKEKSKLDPWKLKHFEPIWGESNTSALHTATSTAALSVVTASEWTAPKSSLKATIKVRPPAARLRGEGAVTRALSSYRGKREAEDHDLEEQPKRSKSDAAHTQTSATVSNHVTELDRDQVDSSSPCRSSLQVEFSSDGIITTSPVASVSPVIPSNISTVEKCSMVVGAASEYTCIIPSEEVFNAPPMEMKSEDLQGHDSDDFIYVDPSADYNESENESSLADTSGGDKDNLLCPVSEANCLGLTAAEDVSTVQDSSTDTCPLQSKSEEEKIVETSETTSLVLLPSPSNGSTVFDEDSVVKSEESIPVETKISEELVMETTVSCVDFVEADNDKVADSVQQEAILTDASESNIKSSSFFPDECNSCTITTNQMDLPHNPIMEPVTDSSTNSTGTDLPDSHPETLCVSPSLMKSGIDQGDDIRLQNSPDNQNLKSPIPEENFRKEEVPSENKETSESFTDNQTLTQESSSPQKLDDPPSQDDSEEMGKPENAANVNGSPHPSPTLEENSELTRAENTLDDETSSVTNTSPQALSESNSEHPAFVDSEPIESLTSSKNTPSSPVVGEINLQESAVNIPAPSASHPSPVMHLSPSEPVNFKEETSENSATSESDPHVDHPLETSQKDDTSAWDGVDSSTDKPLTLQVEGKQEEVAVIPMQEELEVRLEESSLPAPTCEWSDFDKSEPSTNSQNPPNAVPYPGHVKLELEVTLTPEVDNQVSSTVESSGAVIAPTTIVCLPSVAAPPLPPVSAVAVPSTPNMVSSPALPYLALSTSTPVTAVRAIPSIPSKPNAGGPSRGSRGTSNKPPPGAVNLERSYQICQAVIQNSPNRDQLRSQLKPPPSTLLSKEGVKTGVLPSKVNRPGVQTTKPVRGLPTPPVLVKHVFTSSQGIPVTMAVLPPVNTPEMTDGGQFLLVQRGTGLSGVRRPSSAPPANIKLPVSSVARNRPASVGIQAITRERFNGADSPVQNIYSKQQSVDSCSCNLNAMVVCQKCGAFCHDDCISSSRLCLTCLIR